GATGAACGTAAAAGCGTCTTGCAGGTAAGTGCCGAAGTGAATGAAGATTTCAAGCACTTTGTCGAGTATTCCAAGACGTTCAGGGAGTACGGCTTGCCGGTCCCGCGCGTTTATTGCGTTGACGAAGATGCTTGCCAGGTGTTGCAAGAAGACTTGGGCAAACGCAGCCTCTTGGACGAAGCTTTCCCGAATGGCACGAAGGTTCTTTCGGGCAGTGCGCGTATTCTGTACCCGGAAGTGATTGATGCGCTTATCCAGTGGCAGAATGCAAGCCATCAGCTGTTCAGCCATCACACCGAAATTTGGCTCCGCCGCTTTGACTTTGCCGCCCTCAAGTGGGAATCCGATTACTTTACTGAGAATTACCTCAAGCTCCACAAGGGCATTACGGAAATTCCGGAATCGGTCCGCAATTTCTATTCGCTCGTGGCAGTTTCCGTCGAAGCTCAGACGAAGGTCTTGATGCATCGCGATTTCCAGAGCCAGAACATTATGATCCGTCCGAATTCCGAAGTCGCATTTGTCGATTTCCAGGGTGCTCGTCGCGGTTCCATGTTCTATGATATCGCATCGCTCTTGTGGGACCCGTACGTGAGCTTGCCGCTTCCGATGATCAAGGACTTCTTTGAATATTGGCGCAGCCAGTACCGCGGTACAAGAATTTATACGAAGGACGATGCCTGGGAAGGCTTTGTGCATGCTAGCTTGCAGCGCTTGATGCAGGCTCTCGGTGCTTACTGCTTCCTCTCCAAGGTGAAGAAGATTGAAAAGTTCGAACAGTACATTGAACCGGGCAAGGCTCAGCTCCGTGTGCTGTTTGACGAATTCAAGCAGATCGCCAAGGCTACAGATCCTGAAGTGTTCAAGTTCATGGATTGGGCTCTCCAGTAATGGCTCTCATCTATACGCGTATTTACGCGCAGCCTGTGGAGTTCAATCGTGCTTTGGGTTACGCTTATGACGCGCTTGTGAAAAGTCCTTATCCGTTCGACGCCATGTCGACATGGAAAGGGCTTTCTGAGCGTGTGGCTCAGGGCATTTATATGGGGCAGGGACTTTTGCTCCCGCATACGCGCGTTCCTGGTTTGAAGGAACCGCTGATGGCTTTTGTCGTCGCCCGTGAAGGTATTACGGGGATTAAAACTCGTAATGACGAGAAGGCGCAATTTATGTGCGTGCTTCTCTCTCCGGCGGAATCGGCAATGGCGCATACGGTTACGATTGCTAATGTGGCAAAGCGCTTGCTCGACCCCGAATGGAAAGAAAAAGTCCTCGCCGCCACCGACGAGGAAGAGTTGAAAAAGATGTTTTAAGATGGAGATGCCCGCTCAAGGCGGGCATGACAAAAACATCACCACTGGAGGCTACCGACGGCATAAGTGCGGTAGCCTTTAAAGTCTCCGAAGAATCTTGTGTAGCTTGTTCTAAAGCTGAACCATTCCCACGGAGTCAAGCTCAATGTCAATCCAAGTTCTTTGTAGCGAATAGTAGTCTCTTCGTTCAGGAACTTTTTGTCCATAGCGCTTTCGGGAGTGTGCAAATCATTGATATTCCCGCCGAAAGCGGTATCTTTGGCTACAGCGCCAAAGAAGAGTGTTGCCTTGATAAAGTTGTATGTGGCGGTCACTTCGGTATGGACTTCTTGGCTATTCGGGCCGAGGTCGCTGCCGAGGCTTTTGGCATAGCTTGCGTATGTGTAAGCTTTCCCTTTGTGGTGTGTGTAGACCCAGGGCTCAATGCGCGTGTATTCGAACATCCAGTCGAGATTCACGGGGCCGACCTCGATATTGTCACGGGCGACGCCGAGCGTTGTAGCCCACTTGTTGCCCCACCAGCTATCGTCAAACATGCTTGTCGGGGACTTCATATCGTCCCACAAAAGTTCAGCGTAAAATTCCCAATTCGGGAGTGTTTTCACGCTCAAGTCAAATGCTAGCGAGATGTTGTCCTGATCGCCCTGCAGGTGTTCCTGAAAAACGTAAGGGATGAAGGGGAGAACGTAAGCCCATTCAAATTCACGACCCGTGCTATCGCTATCGGGGTTCGGATTTGAGCCCGCTGCTTCAGTAGTAGTGCCATAAAGCGATGTTTCAGAAATTCCGAGTGTGATTTCTTTTGGAAGGTTTAAGTTCAGGCGATGCGCATGGAAATACTTGCCAAAGTTCTTCTTCTCGAAAAGTTTGGCTGCATATTGCGTGTATTCAATAGGGCCTAACGTGAACTGGTAGCCAAAATAAGGAGTCGGGGCAGCATCGGGAATGCGGCTGGAGCTGTCTTGCCAAGGACGGTAAAAATTGCGTTCTCCGCGTAAAATCACGTGGTTACGGCGGGCTGGGCCCCATTCCAAAAAGTCAAATCCGGCGAGGAGCTTGACCGGCTCAAGGTTGTAGCTTACGTTTGCGGCGAAGAGGTCCCAAGTGCGTTTGTGTTCGCTCTGCTTGTTGTAGGGGAGTCCTTCGTCGGGATTGTAGTAATTGAAATTGATGTAGCGGTTTGTGTAGTCCGTGTTGACTTTGACACGGGTATCAAACAGGAACGCGTCGGTGAATTTGCCGCTTGCGAAAAGGCGTATGGACATGGAATTGTCGTAATGCGTTTTCGCCCTACTGAAATTCGTAATGGCAAGAGAATCCAGGAGCTGGACGTTGATGTTCAGCTCTTTGGAGTGTGCCGAATCCGCTAGGGTAACGTGGTGTGGCATGTCGACCGGGTGCGCCGAGCAGGCGAGTGCGGTTCCAAAGATAATGCTAAGGATAGACGGGGTCTTGTGCCACGATTGCATTACTTCACTTCCTTGTCTTTTTTCCAGATGCCGATGATGCTCTTGTTTTTGCGGAAGGCGAGCCAGAGCGTCGGCCAAATGAGGATGAGGTCACGGATGAGGCTAGTCCAGGCTTCTGCCTTATCCTGTGCGCCTTCGAGTTCAAAGCAACCGCAAGTGATGCCGAGGTCGTTCCAAAGAGCCCAGGCGAGTGCGATGATGAAACTTACGAACATCCAGAAAATCGCAAATGCCGATTCGCGGACAAACGGCGACACGATCATCGCAAGCCCGAACCAGAATTCAAATTGCGGGTACACGAGCGCAAAGAAATTGTTCACGAAGTCGAGGTGCAATGCCGAGAAAAACTGGTACTGCGCAACGAGCGTTGCAAACTGATGCGGGTCCTGGATCTTGAAAATGGAGGCGAAAATGAACATGCCACCAATGCCTACGCGGCAAAGCGTTTCAAGAGCGCGGATGGCAAAGTCCTTTTGAATCTTGATGGCCGGGAAGATGAGCGCACAAGCGAGAACGATTGCGCCAACGCCAACGTGGATGTTGTAGCGGTATGCCTTCGGCCAAATGTCGAGGAGCCATTCTTGGTCGGTGAACGTGAGAATCGTTTCGGGGAAGCTGATTTCGGCAACGCCAACGGTCACGAAGAATGTTGCTACGAGAAGGAGAATGCCCGCGATAATGGTCTTCTTGAGATTTTCTTTTTCAAAACATGCAATCATGGGAACTCCTTAAAGAATGTCTGCCGGCTTTTCGAGGACATCTTGGGTGCCAATCCAATCGACGGATTTGGCGTCATCGACGCGGATGTTGTTGATGATGGCGAGTGCGATGCTGAATGCGGCAATGCCGAGCAGGACAATCCAATTTAAGGATTTGAGATAGACGAGTGCGTCTTGATAAATCTTCTGAATTTTTTCTTTCATGTTGTTCAATATACAAAAAAAGAACCCGCCGTTTGGCAGGCTCTCTTTCGTTCTTTCTATTAACTAGTGTATCCCAGCGCCGTCAGCGACGTCGCAAGTCACCGGCTTGCCGTTCACTTCAAGAGCGAGCGCGTCACAGAACACAGCGCCACCCTTTGCGGTGAGAGCAATCTTTTCGAAGTCCTTGACCTTGAGCTCGCGCGGTTCGCTCGGAGCAACACCCTTGAACAAAGCGCGGTCACCCGGCTTTGCATCTTCCGGGACGCTCACGAGTCTGCACTTGTGCGTTTCCGGTTCGAGGTCGCCTGCAAAGAGCATACCCTGGCTCATGATGCCACGGAGGGCGCTCGGCTTCAAGTTTGCGAACAAGAGAATCTTGCGGTCCTGGAGTTCGTTTGCCTGGTAGCTGCTCTTAAGGCCACTGCAAATCGTGCGGAGTTCGCCTTCGCCTGCATCGACCTTGAGTACGTACAAGCTGCTTGCGTCCGGATGGTCGGCGACTTCCTTAATTTGTGCAACACGGAGGTCCATAGCGGCCGGAACGTCTGCTGCCATAAGCGGCTTGTTCTGCTTCGGCTTGGCCTGCTGCGGTTCAGCCTTCTTGACTTCTTCTTCGATACGCGGGAAGAGCGGCTTGCCTTCGCCGAACTTTTCGCCACCCTTGAGGATGCCCCACACGAGGTCGTTCTGGTCGGTGAACTTGCTGCCGATCATGGCGAGACCTTCTTCGCTCTTGCCCGGGATGACCGGCCAGAGCATGCTGAGCGAGAGACGCACGGCTTCAGCAGAAATGTAAAGCACGGTTGCGAGTTCGTCCTTCTTGGATTCGTCCTTGGCGAGTTTCCACGGAGCCTTGATTTCGAGGTAGCGGTTGATGCTGCGGACGAGCGTCATGATTTCTTCGACGACCTGGGAAAGCTTGACCTGCGGAACCCATTCCATCACGTTTGTGCGGACGCGGTTTGCAATCGTAATCACTTCGTTTGCGGCATCATCGAGAGCGTTCGGAGCCGGGAGTACGCCACCGAAGTTCGTGAGCACCAAGCGGTGGACGCGGTTCAAAACGTTACCGAGATCGTTAGCAAGGTCGCTGTTGATGCGGCGGACAAAGCCTTCGTGCGTGAAGTTCGCGTCTTGACCGACAACCATTTCTCGAGCGAGGAAGTAGCGGAAGGCGTCGATGCCGTACTTTTCCATGTAGTCCATCGGGTTCACGACGTTGCCTGCGGACTTGCTCATCTTTTCGCCACCGTTCACGAGCCACCAGCCGTGGGCGAGGATGTGCTGCGGGAGCGGAATGTCGAGAGCCATGAGCATGGTCGGCCAATAGACGCTATGAGTTGTCAAAATGTCCTTACCGATGAGGTGGTAAGAGGCGGGCCAAATCGGAGTGCCATCAGCATAAGTCTTGTGGAAGGCGGTGGAGGCGCTCACATAGTTGAGGAGAGCGTCAAACCAGACGTAAGTCACGTAGTCCGGGTCGAACGGCAGCGGAATGCCCCAGCTGAGGCGGATCTTCGGACGGCTGATGCAGAGGTCGTTCAGCGGCTGGCGGAGGAATCCTCGGATTTCGTTCCAGCGGTAGTCCGGCACAATCCAGTCCTTGTGGCTTTCCAAGAAGTCAATCAACTTCTGCTGGTAGGCGCTCATCTTGAAGAAGTAATTCTTTTCCTTGAGCCATTCCACCGGGCGGTGGCTGATCGGGTCGCACTTGTTTTCGTCGAGTTCGTCTTCGCTGAAGAAGCGTTCTTCGCCAACGGAGTACCAGCCTTCGTATTCCTTCGAGTAAATTTCACCCTTGTCCCAGAGTTTCTGCAAACATTCCTGCACAAATGCCTTGTGTTCCGGCATCGTCGTGCGGATGAAGAAGTCGTTCTGGATGTTCATCTTCTTCCAGAGGTCTTCGAAGCGGTGGTAGTATTCGTCCACGTGTTCCTGCGGAGTCACGTTGCGCTTGGCAGCGGCGCGCTGCACCTTCTGACCGTGTTCGTCGGTACCGGTCAAGAAGAATGTCTGGTAGCCGATGATCTTGTGGAAACGGGTAAGGATATCTGCGAGAACGGTCGTGTAGGAATGCCCGATATGCGGGGCATCATTTACATAATAAATTGGGGTTGTAACGTAAAAATTCTTCATGTGCGTAAATATAGTAATTAGAGCTTAGAACTTAGAACTTAGATTTTTATGTTTTGTTCGTTTAATGAAGAATTTTTAAATGAAAAATTGTACCGTTATTCGGACACCGTAGGTGCCTAAATCAACGATTCGTCATACCACTTGGGAATTTTGCCGAGTTTTTCGAGTGCAGAACCTTCAAACATGTCGTACATGCATTTCACTTTTGAGACGTTCCAATTACTGATGTCTCCAGAGAAATGAGAATTTGTGAACATGGAGTACATTGAATTCACTTTGGATACATCCCATTTGCTGATATCGCCGTTAAACGGAGAGCCATAGAACAACTCGTCCATCACTGTTACATTGGATGTGTCGATAAAGTTCAAGTCGCAATTTGGACCATGCAACCACATTGAAGCCTCGATTAAATTGAGCAGATGTTCGCGGTTCAACGCGGTAACGTGACCATCGAAATCGGTAGAGCTTTCGATCATGAGCGGATAAACTCGATCGAGCCACTCTTTTGCTTTCCCTGATTTTTCAAATTCAGAATCGCGGAACATTCCGTGGAGGTCTAGCAAACGTTCTGTTTCCCACTTGCTGATGTCTCCTTTGAATTCTGAACATTCGAACATGCCGTTCATATCTTTCACATGGGAAACGTCCCAGTTACTGATGTCGCCATTGAACTTGGATCCGGCGAACATGCTGTGCATGTTTTTGACTTTGGATACGTTCCATTTGCTGATATCGCCATTGAAAGGGCTATTGCAGAACATGGAATACATGTATTCGACATTGGACACATTCCACTTGCTTATATCGCCATTGAATTGCGATTCAGCGAACATGGAATGCATGTCTTTGACATTGGAAACGTTCCAGTTACTAATGTCTCCGTTGAACAGGGATTCGATAAACATGGAATGCATATCTTGGACATTTGATACATTCCACTTGCTTATATCGCCATTGAATACGGATTCAAAGAACATGCCGTCCATGCGTTTGACATTGGATACATCCCATTTGCTGATGTCGCCGTTGAATTTATGAAACTCATTGTTGAAAAAGCTAAATCTACTGAACAATCCTGACATATCCGTTATGTTGGATACGTCAATAAAGTTCAAATCGCAATTGGGACCATCTTTTTCGATGGCTTTTTTGATTAGTTGTTCTAGGTGATCGCGGTCGCGGGCGATGATTGAGGTGTGGGGGGATGAGAGCATGGGTTATATTTCAAGCAGATAATACCAAAAATTTTCGTTTGCCTTATTCCATTTGATATTGTAAGATCCTTCAATTTTTACAAATGGTGGTTCAGTTGATTTTTTTGAATTTATTGGATTATTGATTTTTCCATGGATCGGCTGTTGTGCAAAAAATTGGTCGCTGTTATTATAAGAATTCTCTGATGATCGGAAAAGAGAATAAATCGGTTTTAGTTCGTCATTGGTATTTTTTTTGCCAATCACCATAAATGGTCCGCCTTTTCTGTCTGTATTTATTAGAGCTAGACAAAAAGTCTTGGTGAAAGAAAGATTCTTTTTTACAGATTCCATAAACTGAATATCTGCTAAAAATTGAAACATTCGTTTTGGGTATGCTCCATTTGTAGGATATTTTAACTCAATAGCGTATTTTTCATTATCTTTGCCGATTACGTAAAGATCCATTTCTTTTTTTATGAAATCTTTAGAATATTCTTTGCCGAATTCGGCCATAACGTTCTTTTCAAAATAAACATTGAATCCGTTGTTCCTTAAGAATATTCCAAGCTCAAACTGCAACGAAAATTCGTTGTAGATATACTCGGTGTTTAAATTTTTTTTGAGAAAGTCTTCAATACATTGTTTGATATTATTTTCTTCATTCATTTTTATTTTCTTTGCTTGTTATTCAATGTGGTGTTTACTTCATGCCCAACAGTTTTTTCCACTTAGCAATTGCTTCTTGGGTGAGTGTTTTGTTCTTGGATTTCTTTTCAAAATCGCTTGCTGGAACAGGATAATAGACATCACCGTTTTTATCTGGTTCGCTATGGTCAAAGTCGAGGATGCTTTTGATTTTCTGTCCTTTTTTATCCAAAAGGTAAAGTTCTTTTTTGCTGTCTTTGGATGTGCAACGAAGGTTGTCGCTAAAATCTTTGCAACTGCGACCTGCGGAATCGTAGTTGCCTTCCAAATAATAAGGAATTTTGAAAATAACGAGTCCTTTTTCTGTGCTTTTGTTTGGTTCAAGCAATTTTTTGACGGGCAACGCGAAAATTTTTTGCTGGCTATCGCCATGGACTACAACTTGGAATTTTTTGATTTCGCAGTTGTTGCCATATTCGTCCATGTGCTTTACAAATTCACTAGATTGAGGATTCCAATCTTGGTCGTAATCTTCTAAGAATTTTGCTCTAGTTTCGTTAAAGTCTATGCAATACCAGAAATTTCCGCCTTTTGCATTGCCGTTGCCGACACCCCAAGATTCGAGTTCTGTAAATTCTGTGCCTTCCCAGTGGATGTTGAATTCAAGACCCTTTTCTGCCATATCTTTATAGACTTCGATTGGCGGTGTTTTAGCTGTTTTGAATGTTGTTTTTCCACTTAAAATTTTGTTTAATGCAGCACCTTTTTTGCCAAAAATTTCAGGAATGTTTTTTTCATTATAGATGCTGTTGAATTTTTTGATTTGAGCATCGCTCATGGTGATTGTATTCAACATAAACAAGTTTTCGGGCTTTTTTGTGGATGGCTTTTTTTGTGATGCATTCTTGCTTTTAGAGACCCCTTTGGGAAGGTTATCGCTTTTTTCAAGCAAAGAATCACTGAAAATGACCTTCTTGTTTTTTACTTTTGAAACATCCCACTTGCTGATGTCACCGTTGAATTGAGAACGTGCGAACATGTAGTCCATGTCGGTCACGTTAGACACGTTCCAGTTGCTGATGTCGCCGTTGAATATAGATTCAGCAAACATTCCTTGCATGTTTGTGACTTTTGATACGTCCCAGTTGCTGATGTCGCCGTTGAATTGAGATCGTCCGAACATGAAACTCATGTTGGTCACGTTAGACACGTCCCAGTTGCTGATGTTGCCGTTGAATTGAGATCGTCCGAACATGAAATTCTTGCCGGCTTCGAACATGAAACTCATGTCGGTCACGTTAGACACGTTCCAGTTGCTGATGTCGCCGTTGAATTGCGAATCAGTGAACATGTTGCTCATGTTGGTCACGTTAGACACGTTCCAGTTGCTGATGTCGCCGTTGAATTGAGAACCTGCGAACATGTAGCTCATGTTGGTCACGTTAGACACGTTCCAGTTGCTGATGTCGCCGTTGAATTGAGAACCTGCGAACATGTAGCTCATGTTGGTCACGTTAGACACGTCCCATTTGCTGATATCGCCGTTGAATTGAGATTCATCGAACATGTAGCTCATGTTGGTCACGTTAGACACGTCCCATTTGCTGATATCGCCGTTGAATTGAGATTCATCGAACATGTAGCTCATGTTGGTCACGTTAGACACGTCCCATTTGCTGATATCGCCGTTGAATTGAGATTCATCGAACATGTAGCTCATGTTGGTCACGTTAGACACGTCCCACTTGCTGATGTCTCCGTTAAATTCCGATGAATGAAATAACCAACACATGTCTGTTATGTTAGAAACATCGATGAAATTGAGATTGCAATTAATACCTTTTTCTTTTATGGAGTCTTCAATCAATTTTTTTAGATGCTCTTTGTCTTTTGCGACGACTTTTTCTTCGGTCTTTTTTGTTGCCATTGTTTAATTCCTTATTTTACCTAATGGAATATATCCTTTTTTCGTAAGAATATTATAGAATTTTGACGCACCTCGTTTTATTATCGTTCGTGAAGTGGTCTTTTGTCGAGATATTTTTGGAAATATTTTAATATAATTGCTAAGAGGAATGCTTTCTATAAACATTGTTGACAGAGGTATATTGTTTTTATAGATATACAGAAAAAGGAAAGATACAGAAAAAGGAAAGGAGTACTTATGTCATTTATTGAATTGGCCAGAAATCGTTTTAGTTGCCGTGCTTTTAGCGAAAAAGAAGTTGAACCCGAAAAACTGATGCAGGTTCTCGAAGCGGGCCGTATCGCTCCGACGGCGGTAAACGGTCAACCGGTGTTTATCAAGGTTCTCCAGTCTCCCGAAGCGCTCAAGAAGATTCGTGGCATCACGCGCATGGCGTATAACGCTCCTGTGGTGCTTATGGTCTGTTATGACGACAATAAGGTCTACTCTCCGACGACCTACATGGACGATTTCAAAAGTGGCATTATGGATTCTAGCATCGTCACGACTTCGATGATGATGCAGGCGACAGACCTTGGGCTTGCAACGCTTTGGGCTCGCGGTTTCAATGCTTCTCACATTGAACATGAATTTGGCTTCCCGGAAAACATCAAGCTTGCTTGCCTTTTGGACGTTGGCTATGCCGACCCGCAGAACGGTGTGCCGTCACCTCGTCATGACGTGCGCAAGCCGATGAGTGAATTTGCCGAAAAGCTTTAATACGGGCAAAAATTTGCAATTATAGAGGGGTTATGAATAAGCTAAAGTACTTGTTGCCTTTGGTTGTTTTTGGCGTATTTTCTTGTTCAGGGAAACAGCCTCAAGTTGAAGGGCGTTCGAATGCTTTGGCTTCGCCTCGGAGCATCGTAGTTGTTTACGAAAACGATGTTCATTGCAATATGGATGGCTATGCAAAATTTGCGGGTCTTCGCGATGCGATTGCGGATACGGCGGATGTCTTGACGGTTTCGTCCGGCGATTTCTTGCAGGGCGGAGCGATGGGGAGCATTTCTCGTGGCGGCTATGTTGTAGCGCTCATGAATGCTGTCGGTTACGATGTCGTGACGCTTGGTAACCATGAATTTGATTATAAGATTCCTCGCTTGATGGAACTTTCTGATTCCTTGAACGCAGCAATTGTTTGTGCGAACCTTGTGCAGAAAGGAACTTTGACGCCGCTGTTTAAGCCCTACGTTTTAAAGCAGATTGGCGCAAAAAAAATTGCATTTGTCGGAGTGCTGACACCGCAAACTTTAGTGGGGGAGGCTTACGCGTTTACGGATGAATCGCTAAAGACTTTGTACGATATTCCTACAAAGGAAATTTTCAATTTAGTGCAGTCGGCGGTTGATGATGCGCGTAAAGCAGGCGCAGATTACGTGATTTTGCTTTCGCACTTGGGGCTTGTGCCACCGGTGAGTTCTGTTGAAGTTGTTCAGAAAACGATGGGGATAAACGCTGTGTTGGACGGGCATTCGCATAGTGTTGTTGTCGAAGAGTTTATTGCAAACGCCAATGGCGACAGCGTTCTTGTTTCGCAGACGGGAACGAAATTCCAGAATGTCGGGGTGCTGGATATTACTCGCAATGGGAAATTCCACTCTCGGTTGATTCCGATGGATAGCGTCGTTGCAGAGAACCAGAAAGTCGCAGCAGCACACGATAGCTTGCGTTCTTTGACAGCCGCCGATTTACAGAAGGTTGTCTCGAATACGAAATTTGATTTGACAATCAATGGCGATGACGGAAAACGTTTGGTTCGCAAGGGCGAAACGAACTTGGGCGATTTGGCGGCGGATGCCATGCGCTTTTCAGTAGGGGCGCAAATTGGAATTGAAAATGGCGGGAGTGTCCGCGTGACGATTCCTGCGGGCGCAGTGAAATATCAAGACATTCTGAATGTGATGCCATTTGCAAACGGCATGTGCTTGATTCGTGCAACCGGGCGTCAGATCAAGGAGGCGCTTGCTCAAGGAGCTTCGAAATTGCCTGAGGAATCCGGCGGATTCTTGCAAGTTTCGGGACTCCGCTATACGGTTGTCGTTGATACGAAAAATGGTGGTGATGCGGCGCGAGTACGCGTTGAAAATGTGCAGGTAGAAACCGAGAACGGCTTAGTCGCTATTGACGAGGAGGCTTTATATACGGTCGGATTGTCATCTTATGTGGCGTATGAGGGCGGTGAAATTACAGCCTTCCGCGGAAGTGAAATCATTATGGATAAGGTGATGACCGATGATGAAGCGATGGTGAAATTCTTGAAAAGCTTGGGCGACGATATCCCTGAAGCTTATCGAAAACCACAGGGGCGGATTGCGGTGAAATATGATAGGTAGGGGGTGAATTATGGTTTATAAAGGCGGTTTCCGCATGATTCCTGCTATCGTTTGTTCAATCTGAACGATAATCAGTATAACGGATTTTTTCAAGGGACTTTGGGACTAAGTTGTAAATTATGCATTTTTTGTTTTTTTTGCAATCTATCGTTTGCATTTTTTTCTTATATTACGCTTTGACATAGGGTAATGCAGGAATTTTGGGTTCAGTTGGCGGTTGTCTTTTATGCCATTCCGGCTTCCGAACAGGAATCTGTTTCTGCAACACTCGTTTGAAGAGTTTATTAGCTCTTGTTCTCACATTGAAATCGGGAAAATTTCAAATTACACGAGGACAAGGCGAACGCTCACGTGAATACGATTTTCAAGCCGTAGCAATGCGGTTCGTTTAGGCGTATTTCGACAAGAACAGCAACGTTCATCGTGTCATTGCGAGCCGAAGGCGAAGCAATCTATACGAAACTTGCTGTGTTTTCTGTCGCCCGCTTTGGGACGTGGGTCGTTTGCTTTTATCGTGTAAGGGCCCTTTCCCGAGCCTCAATGTGGTAAATTGCAGCGACCTGCGTCCTTTTCTTTTTTCAAAGAAAATCGCTAGTTCGGGAATTATTTGTTCCGCCTGTAAATTTCATCGAGCAAGAGCGCAAAGTGCGATTTGTGGTTTTGCGTAATTTGTCTGACGCCGTCGGCTTTTATCGCTTTGCTACGGATTGTGCAAAGGGCGATTTGAAAGATGACGGTGATAGACAATATCAACCAGAAGTTACGCGATGACCTGGCTTTGGAAATCAAACAAGGCAGCAAGGTTTCGATAGCTGCATCCTGTTTTTCGATTTATGCTTATCAGGAACTCAAGAAGCAATTAGAAAACATCGAAGAGCTTCGCTTCATTTTTACATCGCCGACATTTATCTCAGAAAGTTTTCCCAAAGAGAAAAAAGAATTCTTTATTCCGCGATTGAACCGCGAACGCAGTCTTTACGGCTCTGATTTTGAGGTACGACTTCGTAACGAATTGTCTCAGAAGGCAATTGCACGCGAATGTGCGGAATGGATTCGTGAAAAGGCTCGTTTTAAATCGAACTTTACAAGCGAACACATGCTCGGATTTGCGAACGTGGATTCCACATCTTATTCTCCACTGCGAGGATTTACAACGGTTGACTTGGGTTGCGAACGAGGCGACAACATTTACAACTTTGTGACCAAGCTTGAAGCCCCTCATTCGTCACAATTTTTGCAGCTGTTTGATTCCTTATGGAATGATTCAGGCAAAATGCAAGATGTGACGGAAACAGTCATTGAAAACATTTCCGCAGCCTATAACGAAAATTCCCCTGCGTTCATTTACTTTGTCACGCTTTACCATATCTTTAGCGAGTTCTTGCAAGACATTTCCGAAGACACTCTTCCGAATGAAAAATCGGGTTTTAAGCAGAGCAAAATCTGGAATATGCTTTACAATTTCCAAAAAGATGCTGCTCTTGGTGTTATCAATAAGCTTGAAAAATACAATGGATGCATTTTAGCCGATAGCGTTGGTCTTGGGAAAACGTTCACCGCTCTGGCTGTCATCAAGTATTACGAAAACAGGAACAAGTCTGTATTGGTTCTATGCCCTAAAAAGCTTGCGAACAACTGGAATACGTACAGAGGTTTTTACGAAGATAATCCTGTTTATGAAGATCGCCTCGGTTATACGGTTCTTTTTCATACGGACTTGAACCGAGAATCTGGAGATTCCAATGGAACGG
This is a stretch of genomic DNA from Fibrobacter sp. UWB13. It encodes these proteins:
- a CDS encoding BspA family leucine-rich repeat surface protein; the protein is MATKKTEEKVVAKDKEHLKKLIEDSIKEKGINCNLNFIDVSNITDMCWLFHSSEFNGDISKWDVSNVTNMSYMFDESQFNGDISKWDVSNVTNMSYMFDESQFNGDISKWDVSNVTNMSYMFDESQFNGDISKWDVSNVTNMSYMFAGSQFNGDISNWNVSNVTNMSYMFAGSQFNGDISNWNVSNVTNMSNMFTDSQFNGDISNWNVSNVTDMSFMFEAGKNFMFGRSQFNGNISNWDVSNVTNMSFMFGRSQFNGDISNWDVSKVTNMQGMFAESIFNGDISNWNVSNVTDMDYMFARSQFNGDISKWDVSKVKNKKVIFSDSLLEKSDNLPKGVSKSKNASQKKPSTKKPENLFMLNTITMSDAQIKKFNSIYNEKNIPEIFGKKGAALNKILSGKTTFKTAKTPPIEVYKDMAEKGLEFNIHWEGTEFTELESWGVGNGNAKGGNFWYCIDFNETRAKFLEDYDQDWNPQSSEFVKHMDEYGNNCEIKKFQVVVHGDSQQKIFALPVKKLLEPNKSTEKGLVIFKIPYYLEGNYDSAGRSCKDFSDNLRCTSKDSKKELYLLDKKGQKIKSILDFDHSEPDKNGDVYYPVPASDFEKKSKNKTLTQEAIAKWKKLLGMK
- a CDS encoding nitroreductase family protein, whose translation is MSFIELARNRFSCRAFSEKEVEPEKLMQVLEAGRIAPTAVNGQPVFIKVLQSPEALKKIRGITRMAYNAPVVLMVCYDDNKVYSPTTYMDDFKSGIMDSSIVTTSMMMQATDLGLATLWARGFNASHIEHEFGFPENIKLACLLDVGYADPQNGVPSPRHDVRKPMSEFAEKL
- a CDS encoding bifunctional UDP-sugar hydrolase/5'-nucleotidase, encoding MNKLKYLLPLVVFGVFSCSGKQPQVEGRSNALASPRSIVVVYENDVHCNMDGYAKFAGLRDAIADTADVLTVSSGDFLQGGAMGSISRGGYVVALMNAVGYDVVTLGNHEFDYKIPRLMELSDSLNAAIVCANLVQKGTLTPLFKPYVLKQIGAKKIAFVGVLTPQTLVGEAYAFTDESLKTLYDIPTKEIFNLVQSAVDDARKAGADYVILLSHLGLVPPVSSVEVVQKTMGINAVLDGHSHSVVVEEFIANANGDSVLVSQTGTKFQNVGVLDITRNGKFHSRLIPMDSVVAENQKVAAAHDSLRSLTAADLQKVVSNTKFDLTINGDDGKRLVRKGETNLGDLAADAMRFSVGAQIGIENGGSVRVTIPAGAVKYQDILNVMPFANGMCLIRATGRQIKEALAQGASKLPEESGGFLQVSGLRYTVVVDTKNGGDAARVRVENVQVETENGLVAIDEEALYTVGLSSYVAYEGGEITAFRGSEIIMDKVMTDDEAMVKFLKSLGDDIPEAYRKPQGRIAVKYDR